In the Centroberyx gerrardi isolate f3 chromosome 9, fCenGer3.hap1.cur.20231027, whole genome shotgun sequence genome, one interval contains:
- the LOC139915567 gene encoding G2/M phase-specific E3 ubiquitin-protein ligase-like yields MIAQFTQGLDSCGGLWDTVRSHWEAFVPVMTSAGRRPLTLEEFAQLFTVCYSGPDSRLRLAEETTAAHWERVLILVHDSQTDFSFEDLLAFITGADHLPPLGFPRSISLRFYCQDGSASSTRLPHASTCALELFLPRGAGSTEGLCALLSRAVHEALGFGRIQTEGDGEDGCSEVVT; encoded by the exons ATGATCGCCCAGTTCACCCAGGGGCTGGACAGCTGCGGAGGATTGTGGGATACGGTGCGGTCCCACTGGGAGGCGTTTGTGCCGGTGATGACCAGCGCCGGGCGGCGGCCTCTCACCCTGGAAGAGTTCGCGCAGCTCTTCACTGTCTGCTACAGCGGTCCAGACAGCCGGCTCAGGCTGGCCGAAGAGACGACAGCTGCACACTGGGAACGAGTCCTCATCTTGGTCCATG acagccagacagattTTTCCTTTGAAGACCTCCTCGCCTTCATCACCGGAGCCGATCACCTTCCTCCTCTCGGCTTCCCCAGATCCATCTCTCTGCGTTTCTACTGCCAG GACGGGAGCGCATCAAGTACACGTCTGCCCCACGCCTCCACGTGCGCTCTGGAGCTGTTCCTGCCGAGGGGGGCGGGCAGCACTGAAGGCCTGTGTGCACTGCTGAGCAGAGCCGTGCACGAGGCCCTGGGCTTCGGACGCATCCAGAccgagggagacggagaggacGGCTGCTCGGAAGTggtgacatga